In the Leptospira sp. WS4.C2 genome, one interval contains:
- a CDS encoding DUF3696 domain-containing protein codes for MITELSIKNFKSIKEKSIKLSRLNVLTGLNGMGKSSFIQVILSLNASRRLSEGELSLANQFVDIGKGRDALYQFASEETINIGVKFVDDVSFNWHFDYDSESQVLHSNFRISSTELATYSLFNDNLKYLNAERISPRSIYKTSFGVVNNLKQLGNSGEYATHFLHTFGNKKLTPTLLLHPKAKSEILIHQVEAWLSEISPGVKLNTTEIPGTENILLDYQFETKDGFTSRFKPQNVGFGLSYTLPVITMLLSSKTEDILIIENPESHVHPRGQAELGKLLALCSANGSQLIIETHSDHIVNGIRVSVKENKVNHRDVNVLFFNRTDYDSEQYSEITNIKVDREGNLSNYPENFLDEWNNQLLKLI; via the coding sequence ATGATTACTGAATTAAGTATTAAAAATTTTAAGTCAATTAAAGAAAAATCAATAAAACTCAGCCGTCTTAATGTATTAACGGGATTAAATGGAATGGGTAAATCCTCCTTTATACAGGTTATTTTATCGTTGAATGCAAGTCGTAGATTAAGTGAAGGAGAACTATCTTTAGCTAACCAATTTGTAGATATAGGAAAAGGTAGAGACGCACTTTATCAGTTCGCAAGTGAGGAAACTATCAATATTGGAGTGAAATTTGTGGATGATGTAAGTTTCAATTGGCACTTCGATTACGATTCAGAAAGTCAAGTTTTACATTCAAATTTTAGAATTTCAAGCACCGAATTAGCGACATATTCATTATTTAATGACAATCTTAAATATTTAAATGCCGAAAGGATAAGTCCTCGAAGTATTTATAAAACCTCTTTTGGAGTCGTCAATAATTTGAAGCAACTTGGAAATTCTGGGGAATACGCTACGCATTTTTTGCATACATTTGGAAACAAAAAATTGACTCCTACCTTGCTTTTACATCCGAAAGCGAAGTCTGAAATTCTTATACATCAAGTAGAAGCTTGGCTATCTGAAATTAGTCCTGGAGTTAAACTAAACACAACTGAAATTCCAGGAACGGAAAATATACTTCTAGATTATCAATTCGAAACCAAGGATGGTTTTACTTCTAGATTTAAACCACAAAATGTTGGATTTGGGTTAAGTTATACTCTGCCTGTAATCACAATGCTTTTATCTTCCAAAACAGAAGATATTCTCATAATCGAAAATCCTGAATCTCATGTCCATCCTCGAGGGCAAGCAGAATTAGGAAAACTCCTCGCGCTATGCTCAGCAAATGGCTCTCAATTGATTATTGAGACACATAGTGACCATATAGTCAACGGTATCAGGGTGTCCGTTAAAGAAAATAAGGTTAATCATAGAGATGTGAATGTCCTGTTTTTTAATAGGACTGATTATGACTCAGAACAATATTCTGAAATTACAAATATTAAGGTTGATCGTGAGGGAAATTTGAGTAATTATCCTGAGAATTTTTTAGATGAGTGGAATAACCAGTTACTAAAGTTGATTTGA
- a CDS encoding DUF262 domain-containing protein: MTKIKKDTTKEDVSSDIEDEDMSSGALLKHPFDPKNIDIITKQPSIDILIKRLSANPSEIDLFPDFQRKDNLWDDIKQSRLIESILISFPLPAFYFDGSDDNKWVVIDGLQRLSTLRNFAIAKTLKLTGLEFLTKLNGKTFDQLNRTLQRKIEETQVVAYITNPGTPPEVMYNIFKRINTGGLILEPQEIRHALNQGVPAKFIEELANSNSFKTATLNSIPTKRMMDRELISRFVSFYLHGYENYRPDLDSFMNSGLSKLKNLTEHELLEITLDFEKAMDASNRIFGDWAFRKASHYPERRSKVNKPLFEVWSVLLSKLDPAELLKLENYKTKLMDSFSNLCKLDLQFVASITNATGDETRVKRRFDKIKSLINEILKK; the protein is encoded by the coding sequence ATGACAAAAATTAAGAAAGATACAACTAAAGAAGACGTTAGTTCTGATATAGAAGATGAAGATATGTCTTCCGGTGCACTATTAAAGCACCCATTTGATCCGAAAAACATAGATATTATCACCAAACAGCCATCGATTGACATTTTGATTAAAAGGCTGTCTGCAAATCCTAGCGAAATTGATTTATTTCCCGATTTTCAAAGAAAGGATAATCTTTGGGATGATATCAAGCAAAGCAGACTGATCGAATCAATTTTGATCAGCTTTCCGTTACCTGCCTTCTATTTTGATGGTTCTGATGATAACAAGTGGGTTGTAATTGATGGATTACAGAGATTGAGTACACTAAGAAATTTTGCGATAGCAAAGACTTTGAAGTTAACAGGATTAGAATTCTTAACAAAATTAAATGGAAAAACATTTGATCAATTAAATCGAACTCTTCAAAGGAAAATTGAAGAAACTCAAGTAGTCGCCTATATAACAAATCCAGGAACCCCTCCAGAAGTTATGTATAACATTTTTAAACGAATTAACACCGGTGGTCTGATTTTGGAACCTCAGGAAATTCGCCATGCTCTAAATCAAGGAGTTCCCGCAAAATTCATTGAAGAATTGGCGAATTCAAATTCATTTAAAACTGCAACTTTAAATTCTATTCCAACAAAAAGAATGATGGATCGAGAACTAATTTCAAGATTTGTTTCATTTTACCTTCACGGATATGAGAATTACCGACCAGATTTAGATAGTTTTATGAATTCTGGTCTATCAAAGCTTAAAAATTTAACTGAGCACGAATTATTAGAGATTACTTTAGATTTCGAAAAAGCCATGGATGCTTCAAATCGAATATTTGGTGATTGGGCATTTCGCAAAGCGAGTCATTATCCTGAAAGACGATCCAAAGTAAATAAGCCTCTTTTTGAGGTTTGGAGTGTTCTACTTTCAAAATTAGATCCAGCCGAATTATTAAAACTTGAAAATTATAAAACTAAATTAATGGATTCTTTTTCTAATTTATGTAAATTAGATTTACAATTTGTAGCAAGTATTACAAATGCAACAGGAGATGAAACTCGTGTTAAACGCCGGTTTGACAAAATTAAATCCCTAATAAATGAGATTCTGAAAAAATGA